DNA sequence from the Cucumis melo cultivar AY chromosome 6, USDA_Cmelo_AY_1.0, whole genome shotgun sequence genome:
ttttttttttaagaagacaaGAATCTactcttttgttttattttgatttcattaattaagaaaCAGACATAAGACTAAGGCTCCCACAGGAGTCCAAACCTTATATCATTTAACAGCAAGGGTAGTGCTCTTGGAATATAACGATGGTACTGATTCAACTAGTACGGACCTGTTAGGTTACCATAAATAGCAAGACATTAAATTTTACGACCATACTTAACAATTTATATAATGTATCCATTTTAGAGAAGCACGCATTAAGTAATTAGATCAGATCAACGGGCAGTCATTAAGTAATATTGGACGTTTCACAAAATCTAGaagaaaaaaggagaaaaaaagtaaacgaaTGATGAAGTATTAGATATCATTAAATTTAATGTAACTCGTTGCCTTAAGTGACACCTTAAGTTTTTGGGCTGATTAATGACATGGCGTGATTTTCAAGTAGGAGGTCCTATTTTAGAATCCCCATCATTTCCTCTCTCATTAATATCAAGTTCCATTTGTTGGGTCTTCTAAACTTtttcaagcccacaagtgaAATGAAGTGTTAAAGTATTGACATAACTAAATTTACCATAATTGATAAGATATGTAATAAGACATGAGGAAGGAGCAATAAATTGTATTAATGAATCTTCCCTTAGATCAATCTGTAAATTCTTTTTATAGTTTGAGAGGCCAACTCCGAAAAGATCTCTTACATTATACATTTGTTTGATGAGTTAAACCAATCCAAAAATACAGAAAAGTTCAGACTTGAAAAGAAAGTTACCAACTGCCCTGGAGAATGACTTTAAAGCAGCTGCTGGTGAGGAAAACGGACCAAATGTAACGACAGGATACGAGGAAGGAGCAATAAATTGTATTACTGAATCTTCCCTCAGATCAATCTGCAAGAATACAGAGTTATAAACTTTTATACTGGCAATAACAAGGGAGATATCCAAAAATCATAACTTCCATAGATAACAAGATCAGTTTTTGAAGCACCTCACAGCGCAGGGATGTGTCAGCAAGAATGCCAAGTGCCTCTCCATTTGGAAGAATTGCCAACACCCATGGATGTGATTGGTACAAGGATGTAGTTACAGAACCATATCCATAAGCATCAGTATTCCATGTGAAAATCTACAAAGGAGGGAACTGCCAAAATCAAGAAGAATTAACCAACTAGTATCAAGTATACCCAATTATTAACTTACTCTTTTTCCCGTTCGCTCGAGCTGTCCACTAACTTCTCCGGTTCCATAAAGAGAGGTACCAGCGGGAAGCTGTAGCAACCAAATTTGTCAAATTACTTTGAATGGATTTAAAGACTTGAGGTGTATACTTGCAGCAACCTTTAATAATCAGTAACCATAACAGCGATACACCAAAAAGACAAACGATAATATTTATACAAAACATACCTCAAGTTTAACAATCTGCTGTCCAAGGAGACACTCAAAAACAGGGATGTATGTAGGAAGTTTCTGGCTAGAAATCGGTGTGTCTCTGTCCTTGGGTTTTATGAAAGAAAAACTTGGATAAGCCGCAGCTCTATCATTTGCAGAACAATCAAATCGAAAAACACCATCTTCCAGTATAGGCTCAAAAATCATATTCCCAGAGATAGTAGTATCTTTTGTGGTTCCTTCCTCTTTGGCGTCCCCCATCTTACAAGTAAACTTGTCTGAAATCAACTTCTTGTTTGTCCTCTTTTTCCTGCTCCCCCAAAGAAATAaatggaagagaaaaaaaatcagatGGTTAAGCCACGTTGATCAAATACCCAAAATTTGAAATCACTTGACCACCATGAGACAACTAATATTCGAGTATAAAAAATATCCCTCACTTATTCATTTATACCAAATTCTCAATTGATCATGATTGAGTGCACagtttttagaaaacaaaactgCTAAAATTCTGTAGACCAAGATCTGATACACccatacaaaaagaaaagtaaacaGAAAATAGATTGTCACTTCATCACATTCAATTGGGTCAAGACTGATCATTATTTACATTCTAAGGaacgagagtttcaaatattAGCATATACAGTCACCCAAGCTCATTTTTGAAATCTCACAAATCATTAGAACTTCTCCTCACATGAGTTCTAAAGTATCACTGATTTTGAGACGAGTATGTTCACTAAGTACCAAAAGTGCAATCAATTTGACGAAACTATATGCGAATCGATCGACACGTCCATCTTAAACAACATCTAAAAACAATGGAAACCCATCAAAATTCTAACTAAAAGAGAACTAAAATAACCCATTTTCAAAGCCAACGgtaaaaataagaaacaaaaaccTGGGAAAATCAAGCTTCTCCGAATCCCAAGAAAAAGCACCAGAAATTCTTAATGTAGAAGTGCGAGATATAAGATTGGGAGCTCGATTAAGCCAAGGAAAATATCCCGACGATCCAACACTTGGAACCTCTAAGCCACTCAACACTGATGCTTCTTCAATCATTTTCCAACTCTAccttttttatattatatgtccAAAATATGCATAGCCCTCAAAATAATTCATTAGGATAAACAATTAAAATgggtttttaagaaaaatgaaaaccaTGTCTTTTCAGTTAATTAATGGCCTAAAAGTGAGGAATCCCATATGTTCGTCATGTTCTTGTTCATAAAGATTCCAAATTTATCATAAAAGAATAGACTACACAAGTCATATCTAGTGACGAGGTCTAACTAATTCGAATAGCTAAGGAGATAAGCCACTGTCCAACGTTCATTTTCCAAAAATTTGTTCATAAAGGTTGAAATTTAGTAATAAACCATCCATTGTTATTAAAAGAATTTACGATTGGAAATCAActatttaaatagaaaaataaaaaaaaaatacttattagTTAATTTGATGCAAcgaataataataacaaaagtgTTAATATAGTTGCAATTCTCGTTGAACTCTTTAATGTACCTATGTACTtaattatcatatatatatatatagttagttgaTCTCAAATCTATTGAAATTATATTACAAATTTttgtgaaaatttaaatttgtacGATGAGAATATGAGGGATGAAAGATAATTTTTTGGTTGAATACTTGCATCAATTCAAACTAGAGGGAAGGGTAAGAGAAAAGTCATCCAATTTAGAGTTATACAAGCAACATCTTAgatttctgatttttttttaaaaaaaatgtaattataTGAAACTATTAATTTAGGTTATATCTCGAAAGAGGAGTTATCGGGATAATTCCAAATAATTTCAATTTGATCCCTAGGTTTTAATGGGTACATTCTTTTCATTTGCTTTCTTACCTTCAAACTTTTACACTTTCACTTCGAATTTTTGCTAATCTCCGTATTGTCAAGCTGGACAAACACGTCCAGACTACGCCCACAACGAGCTACAAACATTATTCAAACAAGCTCATCTATATACATCAACTCGACATTCAACTCTCACTCTCTGTAGAGGCTCACAATTCCGACCAAACTCTTCCACCAAACAAGAAGCAATCAGAAGTTGTCTCATACGCTAAGGACAAGCATGCGTAGGCTACGCCCACAACAAGGTGCAATCATTATCCAAGCAACCCCATCCAAGTACATCAACTTGACATACCGCCCGATGTATAGGCCCGACATTCCGATCAAATCCTTCCaccatttaaatattttgtgatttgtatattttagtttattctttttctttctataagtaacttaattttttaaacaaaatttcaaagtttTAGATTTTTTCTATAACTAATTTTTTTGATCTAATATTGCATTAATGCTATAAACTTAccattaatatttataattttttctaaCACTTagtaataattttatttatagaaTTTGTTAATTACTATCAATACTAATATCATTTCtttctatattattattttaaaaaaataacaataaaccaaaaaacaaaaaaccttTAGTTGCCatattacaataattaaaatggTTTACTTCTAAGAAACCCTAATGTATATTTAGCCTCTCATAATGTTCCTTAATTTCTCCTTCCTTTCTTCTATAAATCCATTTATCCATCTTTCTCCtcttgttttatatttttaagaGCTTCTCCAATGGCTACCATGTCTCACTCTGTTATTTCTCTCCTcctctccttctccttctctttctttttaggtattttccttttgttttatCTCACGGTTTGTCATCAAAGAATCACTACAATAAAACTTTATTTTTAGTGACTCAATCAAAGTTTCTTGTTTGTTTATAACAACAAAGACGTTTTTTAATCATATAAATCATTATTAGTAACGtatttttttaatagttttgttagCATTTAAAGAGTCTAAAACTTTCTTCCACTTTTTAAGTTGTTCATCCCAAATTTTGTTAATTCAAAATCATTGACATTTTTTCTTGATATATAATAAGAATGTATTGTTTCCTATCCTTATATGTGATTGAAAAAGTTGAATTGTTTTGgactttgttttcttttcttccacttttagaaaaaataattacaaattatCCTAATTAAAATCAGACTTTATatggaaacaaaaaaagaattattagtattcttttattttaattattttttttggaCAGGTGGAAATTCAGCAACTTTTACCATTTTAAATCAATGTGATTACACGGTGTGGCCGGGACTTTTGTCCGGCGCCGGCACATCACAGCCCTCCACTACCGGCTTCGTTCTTGAGAAAGGACAGTCCAACGCCATCACCATGCCGCCGGGTTGGTCCGGCCGCATTTGGGGGCGCACTTATTGCTCCCAAGATGCCACCGGCAGATTCACTTGCGCCACTGCCGACTGCGGCTCCGGCACTGTTGAATGCAACGGTAACGGTGCTACCCCGCCCGCCACCCTTACCGAGTTCACTCTCAATGGTGCGAATGGGCTCGATTTCTACGATGTCAGCCTTGTAGATGGCTACAACGTGCCCATGTTAATCACCCCACAAGACGGAACAGgtaaattttataaatacaGAAGAGTAAAAGTTAGTGAGGGCTTCATATATGTTTTTCATTTCTATAATTGAAATAGTTGGGAACAACAGGTGGGGGAAACTGCACAACAATTGGATGTGCAACAGATTTAAACAGCGAATGTCCGGCGGAACTAAGAGTGGTGTTGAGCGACGGAGGTGAAAGAAGCGTAGCATGTAAAAGCGCATGTGAGGCTTTTGGTGATGCACAATATTGTTGTAGTGGTGAATATGGCAGTCCAAATACTTGCCGTCCCTCATCTTATTCACAGTTCTTCAAATCCGCATGTCCACATGCTTATAGTTATGCCTACGATGACGGTACCAGCACATTCACTTGCACTGCCGCCGATTACCTCATCACCTTTTGTCCTCCTTCAGATAGGTGAGTAATAGGTGTTTTGTCCCTATAAAAATGGTATAAATTTTTTCGAACAAACAACTTAATTGATTTTTTAGAGAAGCGTAGGGACTTGTAATTTTATCTTGATCGAAATTTGTAGGTGTGATGACTAATAGATAGTTACGCAGAAACGCGCAAGCCCCACGGGCAGCGGACAGCTCAAGAGCCGAGCGTTTGGGTAGACCGTCAATGTCCGTAGCCGTTATCTTCATAGTGATGGCAGCTCTAAGTCAGCTATTTTTGTGTCTCTTTTAAACCACCTTCTCCACCCGCCATTGGTGTTATTTTCACTAAATTGCTCATTACAGCATGAGATTTTAGTAGATGAAAAAAGATTATGGAATTAATCTTTATATAATTGCTATTTTATAATTATCTTAATGTTTCATTATTAAATTTTAGCAATATTTTACAACATTTTTAATCCTTTTGATATTTTCTCTCATGTTTTAATTTCTAGATTTGCCTATTAtttaaaaaggattactaattacattatattttgaaatatttaatttcttattGATTAACATCAAGTTGAAATCATTTCCCAATGTCAACCCATagcttaatttaatttaactcaAGTGGAAAATCATGACGCAATGTCAACTCATagcttaatttaatttaactcaAATGGAAAATCATATCCCAATGTCAACCCATAGAGAATTACATAAGACAGAGAAAACACACTTTTTGCCAATAATAAAATAAGACATcaggaaaaaaaaacc
Encoded proteins:
- the LOC103490715 gene encoding thaumatin-like protein 1b — its product is NAINLPLIFIIFSNIFWTGGNSATFTILNQCDYTVWPGLLSGAGTSQPSTTGFVLEKGQSNAITMPPGWSGRIWGRTYCSQDATGRFTCATADCGSGTVECNGNGATPPATLTEFTLNGANGLDFYDVSLVDGYNVPMLITPQDGTGGGNCTTIGCATDLNSECPAELRVVLSDGGERSVACKSACEAFGDAQYCCSGEYGSPNTCRPSSYSQFFKSACPHAYSYAYDDGTSTFTCTAADYLITFCPPSDR